In the Uranotaenia lowii strain MFRU-FL chromosome 1, ASM2978415v1, whole genome shotgun sequence genome, CTGACGTTCTCAATTCTTGTATGGTTAATAATTATTGGAAACAAACTAGTAACTAAAACCGGGCTTTAAACAGCCAGCCAATCCAATGAATTCTCCTGTTAGAATGAGATAAGCCTGCCTTGCACCAAAAAAGAGTGTCTTTATTTTTGTCTTCTGATTTTCAAACGTGTTTTCGTCAAAGATTGTTGGACATTAGACCATAATATTTAGTGATAAGTGCCGTATGAGGAATTCAGTTGAAGGGTCtctaataaatatttgaaataatgaaacaaGGGTAAATTCAGAATAACTCTATCCTTCTGACGACTTGAGAGTCAAATGATAAATAGTTAGAATGAAGCAATACTGTTTACTCCGTAAGATAATTCTGCTTTCTTCTGCTTTTTTATTCACATTGTCGTCTTAGTCATTTGTTCCCGGACAGCTATTGAATGGGCTCTTCGGCAGAGTACGAgctaaaaatttataagatatTCATATGGAAGGAATAATAAATCCGTAATTACGCACCTTTGATTTTgtaaatgctttaaaaattcaGCTTGAAAAGCATGTTTTTTGGCATTATCACAACCGGCTACTTCTGGATTTTTACGACGCGCCGGAGCTTGTTTACCGCTtgttgattccttcgctatttTCGGTGTCGGatctttgcaattttttctGTGAGCGAAAAGCTTTGAGGAATGGTTATAACGTACGTTACAAACTTCACACTCAAAGCTCAGTTGATCCGGATGCATTGTGTTATAGTGACGATCCAAGACAGACTTGAAGCCGAATAGTTTTTTACAATGGACACATTCGAATTGTGGATCACTTTGGGGCTTCACTTCCAGTGGGTGGTCAAGTTTAATGTGTAAATTCAAGCTACGATGCGATTGACAAGTTATTCCACAATGTTTACATGGGACCGGTCCTCTTGGTGGGCGAACGCGTCTTTCAGGATGAGCGGTGGCCAAGTGGACTGAGAGATCGCCCTTTGTGGCTACTTTTACATTGCAGCGCTTGCAAGATACCAACAGTGGACGCGTAATCGTTGTCTCCGATTTGACCAGATTGGCTTTCCAGGCGTCGTGATCCTTAAACTCTATTATGTCATCTGCTCCCGGCGAAGAAGGTTGACCCGTTGACATTTTGCTCTTATAGAATGGATAATAAAAACcagataatttttctaaattattaacAAATTAGGTTTAGGACTCAagcaaaatataacaaaaacaaaatgtgcATCTTAATTTGTTTACCTTATTATCGGCTGGATTTACTTATTATCAACCTCAGGAAACTTATGTCCAATAGTGAAATACAGATTGTTACTTGTTCTTACATCACACAATCTGTGAATTACCCAATTTAATAAGGTATTTTAtagtaaaataattaattttcgatCCAAACAAGTCAGGTTTCCCGTTATTTTTCAGCCACTACCACTGGAAGATTGTGCTAGCGGtcacatgaactttttttttgtttactttcgattccaaaacaataaacaatcgGTACACACtcgtaaaaaaataaacaagttttcttcatttttaacctACTGATAAATTTTTCTCCAGGaatattgcggaaattgcacctatttagactcctgtgcaaataatttccacgcagaaatattttcgcactgatgcacacatagacaacccgtgtcagtttttcaaatcatccgttgctcgcttctgattttcgaatcacatttacaaacggcataatcgttattgttttggcaaaaattattatgaaatgcgaaccaaggagtttaataacgaaaattgaccgattaacaaatgaaaagaaacgaacagaaaacagaatgcattcCGTACATTCAGGTACAAGAATGTAAGTCgaacaaataaatcatgcatttttcgggcgtttttcgaattactgaaaaattatccaaaaaattatggattcacttacaatttttactgacacaccagtcgcaattgtttttaattcaattttatccaaagatgtaaagaatatcgatatgtgtcattgtctatgtataggtctgtgagcagattttactgcgcgcaaattatttgcacgggggtctaaataggtgcaatccgcgcagtttgttgaagacggcaacggtgcgtatgatagttgattttttggtagtaataatttgaagtaactgaactctgatgttggtccttttttcatatagtcccttttcaacttttagcacatgatagtttgtataaagaatgtgatggtgttagtgagtgcggaattgttacctgtcaaatcagattctctcaatagtctaaaaattcatgcaattgacaatatttaaagctttaaatttaCTTCCAagatgtgaaaatttaaaaaaaaaataaagcgaatagagcatttcctgagacagatgatggtagggtagctttttgtttttgttttgaaaaatgttaacacCAAccggtcgccattttgaacttcagagaTTTGCACTgttcaattatttcttcaaaagaaattattttttcaaattaacatttcataacatcaacattatcttcaaagtatttcatgtctacaattatttaatattaggtagtttaaaaaattaagaattttgcatTACCATGGTTATGCATAACATTTGCACCCCCAATTTAGTTTCGTTACTATCCCGCCATTGAACATGCttagtgttgttgttttttttaccctaccaccaggtgccgaaaattgtaaacatgaagcctagtccacactaggcaacttggactgcgatttcggttgctgagacttgtttatgtttacatcttggttgctgAAGGTCTCCCATACTTGTGGGGAGACTTGAGACGAGACGAGATGCAATTGTAAACAAAgtcaagtctcagcaaccgaaatcgcagtccacgttgcctagtgtggactaggcttgagaaatcagctgttcggttGACAAGTCGGGAAATGCTTTATTAATGCTATTTGTTTAAAGCTCGATTATGGGTATCCTTCATTGAACTCATTCAACGAATAGAAAACGATACAAAACGAAATTCTTTTGGAactgtttttaatgtttaattcgACTATTATAGACCATTTTTGGTTTGATACCTACATATATACCATGGATGAGAAAGTGTTAAAACTAACCGGAAATTCAATCATCCCTCGACTGGCTGAAatccaatcaaattttgatcacgAACACAATGCGTTAACGTTAAAACGATAGTGCGGTGTATGTGAGAATTCTAGCATCCTGGCCGCACTGGTAAagggatttaaaattcaaataacgaATTTGAGTGCACTGAATGtcgaaatttgagtttttaattgtGGCGCGGGGGCTTCCGGCagcgaaaattttgaatttaaaaaatgggtGAGAGCGAATTACAATGTTAGTGATTATGagaagttttgaactaaaacagACGCAGGTCCATGAAGCCCTTGAAACACCGGAGGAAGCTTCAGACAACGACAGATTGAGGTAGGTTTCGTTGAACTTCATTTGTTTGAGAACAGTTCACGGTAAATGCTCCTGTGCTTGTTGCTACAGCATGATAAAACctcagaaatatattttaaactatTACTCGATAACAAATTTTTAGGCAAAGGTATCAACACTATTGTTTGGCATTGAATACACTCAATTCATAACATTTTATGCTCGCTCACATGCGAAATAGTACTCATCCCAGCAATTGTTGATTATCCATTTGAAGGCACCCTGTTGGTGGTGGTTCAGAACCACGCAGCGGTCGTCCTTCCGGTTGTCGTTTGCCTTCGGTAGCTCCAGCATCTCGTTCCAGTTGTACCACGTTACCCGCGTCCCGGTCGAGTGCCAGTGGAAATTTCCGACCTCCGCCAAATCACTAGCCCCGATCCAGAACGAGGAGTCGGAAAATTTATCCGTTTCCTCCAGCACCGTGGTGATGGTGTCCTGCTTTTCGGCCGATGCCACTCCCATTAGGTTTCGTCCCAAATAGTGGCAGTACTCGACCGCTTTGAACCAGTTGGCCTATATAATAATAAGAGAGGGGCTATAGTAATTGACTTAAGCTTAATGAGGAAcgaaaaaaccttgaaatttggAACCACAATTGGGGTATCTTCGCTACACTCTTGTTTTACCATCCGTTGTGAAATCGGCGTTACGATGGCTGTTACTGAGACAATAAGGCTGCATATGAGAAAAACTAAACTCATCGCAACAGGCTATGATTACTGGTACCGCCGATGAACCAATGTAAGCTTATGCAGAGTCTACTGTGATGTTTTTACATGACATTCAGTAACACGTGACAAGAGATTAATTGTGTCGATAACTTTAGATTCAATCACAATTCATTGTAATGACACTAAAAAGCCAATCGAGGTATCATTTATAGAATGTAGGCAGTGCTGATAAATATCGCTCACGGTCGTCCGACCTTAACAAAGTAATCTATATGAATATCATCTCTTTGGAAATCCTGTCATAAAGCGACGCGATCAAAGCATTCAATGTTTCTGTCATGATGTTGCTGACAGGCAATAATGTTGCATGACTTTTGTAGCATGCCAACCCAGTTAGATCGCGtttgtttatttacaaaaataatctcGTTTATGAATCGACAGCAAGCAATAAATTTCGAGCTGTTTTCGGGACATGAATGAAAAAATCTCACCAGGCTAATTCCTACAGACCGGATCAGGTAAGAAgtaatcattttttgtcaataaaagtttgaaaacgaAATTTGGTTTAACAGGAACGTGGAAGTTGGATTAACCGTTGGTCATCTAGCATCGACAAATTTTCCTCGGAACCGCGTCAAATTTTCTGACTTCGAGGAAACGTCTGTTTTTGAATTCAGCTTCCAGTTGGTTTGGAAATAGAAAACCCACTCTAGTCCGGATTCAGGTATTACCCAGCAACTCGGATAATCAAGCTCGCTGTTCCGATTGTCATCGAGTAGTTCAGAGCATCAACCACTTCCGTCGATTTACCAGGTCTTCCAAAATGAAAATCTTCCACCACCGTTTATTCCGGAAGAGATCCAATATAGATCGGCACTTGGCAAATAGTTATCACTGGGTGTGGTGAAGcattttaaatagttttgtaaaaaataaacgttttgtTTCGTGGgtcaatttcagttttttatttagTGGATTGAACAACAAAAAGATCCCCTCATTTGATTCCAATGatctcttttaaattttattttgattatattgatttttcatcgaTGGTATGCGcagttaaattcaaaatcatattaactaaaacaaagatttcaagtcgAACTGAATGCCTAAATTCCTTTAATCCATAAAAAAATGCTAGGAAAGCTTAGTCGACAGACAACGTAAATAAATGACCAACATGCTAGCTTGGATGTCAGTCATTTGAAAATGTCGCGATATCCGACTACATGTATCAGTGATATGATACATATGTAGCATGACAGGGATATTTAGGAGTGTATCAATATCACGTGACATTGTATGTTTGATGGTTACCGTTTGCCTGCTCTGAATGTAGGTTTACGGTTTTATTATTAGGTGAAGACTAGTCTGATCCAGAATGAGTACAGATCTTTTATGTTACGTCttttatcattcaaaaatttcgttttattcCAAACGCAACCCGAGTTTTGGAGATTTATTCAATAGAGTTCAACCtagttttttttaggaaaaactaTGGAATTCATCAAAGCAGGGTCATTACTTGTACACTTCTAGTACCGATGAGCTTATTATGTACATTTATGCATGGCCATAACACGTGCATAATATATCATGGCAATAGGCGTAGAGAGGTTacataataatttttgattcttttgattCTAGAAATATCTTAATAGTTTTGGTCATAGAGTTGAAAGAATGTTTTGTGTTGCTCGATTCTGATCAGTTATAGCTTTGGAAGCAGTAAAGGTTTGTTGCCGATATACTAATAATCGTGAACATTTCACGGTTATGCAAAGCATCTCACAATCGGGAGCTAGGGCACGACCTTGGGTTAAACATAAGACTCAGTCAAACGGCGACATTCAGAAAGCAGCAGCAACTTTGTTTTCGAGGTTTAGTGATTACATTAAGATTCTGCTGTTGATTTACTTAGTTCATCCCCATACTCACCAGGAGGGGGTTCGTCAGTTAGGTTAGAACAGTTCGTctgttttccgaagaaatggTAAACAGGCGACGAAAAGTTTATTCGATGTTGCTGCTGTTAGGTCTCGGCCAATCCCCATCATAACCCCTCCAATCTGCCGAAATGTGGGTCAAGCTTGAATTACAAATTTATGATGGCGAATGACCTTGGTTGGTGGTAGCCGAAAAAAGAAgacaaaataagataaaaaaaccgGTCTAGCCAGCATTCTCTTAACCAACACTTTCTTCGATTAGCTCCTTTCTCTCttatcctgtttttttttttaatgacaaagatgaaaaaaatgacaaaaatgttaaaaataacaaatatttcaaaaatgacaagatttcctaaaaaattacaaaaatgttaaaaatgacaaaaatgtcaaatatgacaaaactggcaaaaatatcaaaaatatcaataatgtcaaaaatgaaaacaatgtaaaaagtgaagaaaacggataaaaatggcgaaaatgacaaaaaatgagtcaaaaatgacaaaaatgacaaaaaaaaaaacaaaaatgacaagatttcaagaattacaaaaatgcaaattttattcgTATTGTTATATTTTGCCACTATtgttttttccagttttt is a window encoding:
- the LOC129738849 gene encoding zinc finger protein 721-like, whose translation is MSTGQPSSPGADDIIEFKDHDAWKANLVKSETTITRPLLVSCKRCNVKVATKGDLSVHLATAHPERRVRPPRGPVPCKHCGITCQSHRSLNLHIKLDHPLEVKPQSDPQFECVHCKKLFGFKSVLDRHYNTMHPDQLSFECEVCNVRYNHSSKLFAHRKNCKDPTPKIAKESTSGKQAPARRKNPEVAGCDNAKKHAFQAEFLKHLQNQSSYSAEEPIQ
- the LOC129753334 gene encoding alpha-N-acetylgalactosamine-specific lectin-like, with translation MSLVFLICSLIVSVTAIVTPISQRMVKQECSEDTPIVVPNFKANWFKAVEYCHYLGRNLMGVASAEKQDTITTVLEETDKFSDSSFWIGASDLAEVGNFHWHSTGTRVTWYNWNEMLELPKANDNRKDDRCVVLNHHQQGAFKWIINNCWDEYYFACERA